A genomic window from Acinetobacter chinensis includes:
- a CDS encoding DsbC family protein: MAFTRSKIFMACVLASGLTLTACSNANNEDKKQNTLTASAPATGEASTLTERNAGQRLISTLQQNFKTAGVNAKVLDVKATEVPSLYWVTLEGMSPVYATADGKFIIQGDVIRLGDKELHNVSESLQAEINKKLFAQLKTEDLLTYKAKGKAKHVVYIFTDASCPYCHKLHEHMGEITAKGIEVRYIAWPRGEQFMPAMESVWCSADRQAAFDQAIAGVQLPPATCKNPVREQYQLGLNIGVNGTPAIYTADGLYLGGYLTPEELDKRLNK; encoded by the coding sequence ATGGCATTTACCCGCTCAAAGATTTTTATGGCATGCGTACTGGCTTCTGGTCTGACACTGACTGCATGCTCAAACGCAAATAATGAAGACAAAAAACAGAATACTTTAACCGCAAGTGCGCCTGCGACTGGGGAAGCATCCACACTGACGGAACGTAATGCAGGTCAGCGTCTGATCAGCACATTACAGCAGAATTTCAAAACCGCTGGCGTGAACGCTAAAGTACTCGATGTCAAAGCGACTGAAGTTCCCAGCCTGTACTGGGTGACACTGGAAGGCATGTCTCCGGTTTATGCCACTGCCGACGGTAAATTTATCATTCAGGGTGATGTTATCCGCCTTGGAGATAAAGAACTGCACAATGTCAGTGAAAGTCTTCAGGCTGAAATCAACAAAAAACTGTTTGCTCAGCTGAAAACTGAAGATCTGCTGACTTATAAAGCCAAAGGCAAAGCAAAACACGTCGTATATATCTTTACCGATGCTAGCTGTCCGTACTGCCACAAACTGCATGAACATATGGGTGAAATTACCGCCAAAGGTATTGAAGTCCGTTATATTGCATGGCCACGTGGTGAACAGTTCATGCCTGCCATGGAAAGTGTATGGTGCAGTGCAGACCGTCAGGCTGCTTTCGACCAGGCTATAGCAGGTGTACAGCTGCCACCGGCAACATGTAAAAACCCGGTTCGTGAACAGTATCAGCTTGGTCTGAATATTGGTGTAAACGGCACACCTGCTATCTATACGGCAGATGGTCTTTACTTAGGTGGTTACCTGACACCTGAAGAACTGGACAAACGTTTAAATAAATAA
- the xerD gene encoding site-specific tyrosine recombinase XerD has product MLNKKPRVPAPVNIPEPLSFLQGFRDWLVAQTVSPHTRNAYLSDLIHCSQYATVSLPDWSSEHISDVLLELTRQGKSPRSIARTLSALRSFYKFLREQKLRSDNPVAIHKTPKLGRALPKDLSEQDVEALIQAPDTETALGLRDRAMFEVLYACGLRVTELINLRLELINLKQGYLRITGKGNKERLVPLGAVACEWIENYLNTARPVLYKSSTDYLFLTQHGGIMSRQNFWYAIKRYALQAGIQADLSPHTLRHAFATHLLNHGADLRVVQMLLGHSDLSTTQIYTHVAQIRMQQLHAEHHPRA; this is encoded by the coding sequence ATGCTGAATAAAAAGCCACGTGTTCCAGCTCCGGTCAACATTCCTGAACCGCTCAGTTTTTTACAGGGATTCCGGGACTGGCTGGTTGCTCAGACGGTCAGCCCGCATACCCGAAATGCCTATCTGTCAGACCTGATTCATTGCAGTCAGTACGCCACTGTCAGCCTGCCTGACTGGAGCAGTGAACATATTTCGGATGTTCTGCTTGAACTGACCCGTCAGGGGAAAAGCCCAAGATCCATTGCACGGACACTTTCAGCACTGCGTTCTTTTTATAAATTTCTCAGAGAGCAGAAGCTTCGCTCCGATAACCCTGTTGCAATACATAAAACACCAAAACTTGGACGTGCTTTACCCAAAGATCTGTCAGAGCAGGATGTGGAAGCCCTGATTCAGGCACCAGACACAGAGACAGCACTGGGACTGCGTGACCGTGCCATGTTTGAAGTGCTGTATGCCTGTGGCTTACGTGTCACTGAACTGATCAACCTTCGACTTGAACTGATTAACCTGAAACAGGGTTATCTGCGTATCACAGGTAAAGGTAATAAAGAACGCCTGGTTCCCCTGGGCGCTGTTGCCTGTGAATGGATTGAAAATTATCTGAACACCGCCAGACCTGTGCTGTATAAATCATCGACTGACTATCTTTTTCTGACCCAGCACGGCGGCATCATGAGCCGTCAGAACTTCTGGTACGCAATTAAACGTTATGCTTTACAGGCAGGCATCCAGGCAGATTTATCACCGCATACCCTGCGTCATGCTTTTGCAACACATTTACTGAATCATGGAGCAGATCTCAGAGTTGTACAGATGCTGCTGGGACACAGTGACCTGTCCACCACACAGATTTATACTCATGTTGCACAGATCCGTATGCAGCAACTGCATGCTGAACACCATCCACGGGCATGA
- a CDS encoding FeoA family protein, with protein sequence MRLSELKVKHAAVITRVNRIGDEQSDQPDMVASRLETLGFVPGTKVQVITKGIFGGDPILIQVGFTRFALRKAEAEKIEINPHAEGVPA encoded by the coding sequence GTGCGTTTGTCAGAATTGAAAGTGAAGCATGCTGCTGTTATTACTCGGGTCAATCGAATCGGGGACGAACAGTCAGATCAGCCAGATATGGTTGCGAGCCGCCTTGAAACGCTGGGTTTTGTCCCAGGTACAAAAGTACAGGTCATTACCAAAGGTATTTTTGGTGGCGATCCGATTTTAATTCAGGTGGGTTTTACCCGTTTTGCTTTACGTAAGGCAGAAGCAGAGAAAATTGAAATTAACCCACATGCTGAAGGAGTTCCTGCATGA
- the feoB gene encoding ferrous iron transporter B, whose translation MSAALRIALVGNPNCGKTSLFNHLTGTRQKVANYAGVTVERKVGAFTLPSGKAVRVLDLPGTYSLNATSPDEAITRDVVLGKIADEQEQDAFLCVVDATNLKLHLGLVLEVIAQGKPVLLVLNMVDEARRRGMQINTEKLAQRLGIPVVETVAVRNSGIESLLGALDQEKFRKPDSSLSDVSLNGAIHEKVAQLLKDVVAYVDEEDKRTDFLDKIFLHPVLGLISLAVMMFIVFQAVFAWAEPVMTLIEDAFAWLGETVGQFIAQPLLNSLVVDGIIAGAGGVVVFLPQILILFFFILVLEESGYLPRAAFLLDKLMFKAGLSGRAFIPLLSSFACAVPGVMATRSISDPRDRLVTIFVAPLMTCSARLPVYALLISAFIPSQTVWGLFNLQGLVLFALYMSGIVSALLVAFVLKFFQKDKSQYALLMELPSYRIPDIQSVWIGLLDRARIFLKRVGGIIFALSILLWFLCTFPQPPEGGTLPAIDYSFAGMLGHLMQPIFAPLGFNWQICIALIPAMAAREVLVASLGVVYALSATDEDAVTQGLSQLISQGDLSWSLATGLSLLVWFIYAPHCLATLATVKRETGSWKTVAGMTAYLFGLAYLMSFLTYQIATNYFGL comes from the coding sequence ATGAGCGCAGCGTTAAGAATCGCTTTGGTAGGAAATCCGAACTGCGGTAAAACATCATTATTTAACCACTTGACCGGAACACGCCAGAAAGTTGCCAACTATGCGGGTGTTACGGTAGAGCGTAAGGTCGGAGCATTTACACTGCCTTCAGGCAAAGCTGTACGTGTTCTGGATTTGCCAGGGACTTACAGTCTGAATGCCACCAGTCCAGATGAAGCGATTACCCGTGATGTAGTACTGGGGAAAATTGCAGATGAACAGGAACAGGATGCTTTTCTGTGTGTGGTTGATGCGACCAACCTGAAACTGCACCTGGGATTGGTGCTGGAAGTGATTGCGCAGGGTAAACCAGTTCTGCTTGTACTGAACATGGTGGATGAAGCCCGTCGTCGCGGTATGCAGATCAATACTGAAAAACTGGCGCAGCGTCTGGGTATTCCTGTTGTAGAAACCGTTGCTGTACGTAATTCAGGTATCGAAAGCCTACTGGGTGCACTGGATCAGGAGAAATTCCGTAAACCGGATTCTTCACTGAGCGATGTCAGCCTGAATGGCGCCATTCATGAAAAAGTTGCACAGCTTTTAAAAGATGTTGTGGCTTATGTGGATGAAGAAGACAAGCGTACTGACTTCCTGGATAAGATTTTTTTACATCCGGTGCTGGGACTGATCAGCCTGGCTGTAATGATGTTCATTGTATTCCAGGCGGTGTTTGCCTGGGCTGAACCGGTCATGACCCTGATCGAAGATGCATTTGCATGGTTGGGTGAAACGGTCGGTCAGTTTATTGCCCAGCCTTTGCTGAACAGTCTGGTTGTGGATGGAATCATTGCAGGGGCGGGCGGTGTTGTGGTGTTCCTACCACAGATTCTGATCCTGTTCTTCTTTATTCTGGTGCTTGAGGAATCGGGTTATCTGCCACGGGCAGCTTTCCTGCTGGATAAACTGATGTTCAAGGCAGGTTTAAGTGGTCGTGCCTTTATTCCTTTACTGTCCAGCTTTGCCTGTGCAGTACCAGGCGTGATGGCGACCCGCAGTATCAGTGACCCGCGTGACCGTCTGGTAACCATTTTTGTGGCACCGCTGATGACCTGTTCTGCCCGTCTGCCTGTCTATGCGCTGCTGATCAGTGCATTCATTCCATCGCAGACGGTATGGGGACTGTTCAATCTGCAGGGGCTGGTGTTGTTTGCTCTGTATATGTCAGGCATTGTGAGTGCGCTGCTGGTGGCATTTGTACTGAAATTTTTCCAGAAGGACAAATCACAGTATGCTTTGTTGATGGAGTTACCAAGTTACCGTATTCCTGATATTCAGAGTGTGTGGATTGGTCTGCTGGATCGTGCCAGAATCTTCCTGAAACGTGTTGGTGGTATCATTTTCGCACTTTCAATTCTGCTGTGGTTCCTGTGTACATTCCCACAGCCACCAGAAGGTGGAACATTACCCGCAATTGATTATTCCTTTGCGGGGATGCTGGGGCATCTGATGCAGCCGATTTTTGCCCCGCTTGGGTTTAATTGGCAGATCTGTATTGCGCTTATTCCTGCAATGGCAGCGCGTGAGGTGCTGGTGGCATCACTGGGTGTGGTCTATGCACTGTCTGCAACGGATGAAGATGCAGTCACTCAGGGCTTATCTCAGTTGATCAGTCAGGGGGATCTCAGCTGGTCACTGGCGACCGGTCTGTCTCTGCTGGTCTGGTTTATTTATGCACCACACTGCCTGGCAACACTGGCGACTGTAAAACGTGAAACAGGTTCATGGAAAACAGTAGCGGGTATGACGGCATATCTGTTTGGTCTGGCATATCTGATGTCATTCCTGACCTATCAGATTGCAACGAACTATTTCGGTCTTTAA
- a CDS encoding DUF6587 family protein translates to MVELLIVTALVIWSAIFVFKKVFPKSAYTVFMKLSQFCRRKGWVRLADWLQPAMVMGCGGGCGCSTDDAPAKKTEVQAVKWK, encoded by the coding sequence ATGGTTGAATTATTGATTGTTACCGCATTGGTGATATGGAGTGCGATCTTTGTATTTAAGAAAGTCTTTCCAAAGTCGGCATATACAGTATTTATGAAACTGTCTCAGTTCTGCCGAAGAAAAGGCTGGGTACGCCTGGCGGACTGGTTGCAACCTGCAATGGTGATGGGTTGTGGTGGCGGTTGCGGGTGCAGTACAGATGATGCACCTGCAAAAAAAACAGAAGTTCAGGCTGTAAAATGGAAGTAA
- the murD gene encoding UDP-N-acetylmuramoyl-L-alanine--D-glutamate ligase, which translates to MLIQRGGLKVVAGLGISGVAAVNFLHGKGYQVAVTDSRPTPPGHDQIPAEVQTRFGQFDQELLLQAEEIIISPGLDPKLPEIQAAIAQGIPVVSEIQILRRATDKPVMAITGSNAKSTVTTLMGLMAQDAGIKVAVGGNLGRPALDLTKDDPDLYILELSSFQLETTSNLNAEVAVVLNMSEDHLDRHGDMAGYHAAKHRIFQGVKKVVHNRDDSLTRPLVPDITPMQSFGLNAPDLNQYGILREDNGTIWLARGRERLLKSSEMYIQGTHNVANALACLALGEAIGLPLEKMLETLKTFKGLEHRCEFVKELHGVRYYNDSKGTNIGATLAALDGLGAAIEVQQGKVAIILGGQGKGQDFTALRDSLGQYAKVAILIGEDSPVIEQAIAGTVELRHAASLQEAVELAQKNTQSGDVVLLSPACASFDMFKGYSERGHQFVDCVNALG; encoded by the coding sequence ATGTTAATACAGCGTGGTGGTCTAAAAGTCGTCGCAGGACTTGGAATTTCAGGTGTTGCAGCAGTTAATTTTCTGCATGGTAAAGGCTACCAGGTTGCGGTGACAGACTCCAGACCGACGCCACCTGGACATGATCAGATTCCAGCCGAGGTTCAGACCCGTTTTGGACAGTTTGATCAGGAACTGCTGTTACAGGCTGAAGAAATCATTATCAGTCCAGGGCTTGACCCGAAACTGCCGGAAATCCAGGCTGCAATTGCTCAGGGTATTCCTGTCGTGAGTGAAATTCAGATTCTGCGCCGTGCAACGGACAAGCCAGTGATGGCAATTACTGGTTCCAATGCGAAAAGTACGGTGACTACTTTAATGGGCTTAATGGCACAGGATGCGGGAATTAAAGTCGCAGTGGGCGGTAATCTTGGACGTCCTGCACTTGATCTGACCAAAGATGATCCTGATCTGTATATTCTGGAGCTTTCAAGTTTTCAGCTGGAAACCACTTCAAATTTAAATGCAGAAGTTGCCGTGGTTCTGAATATGAGTGAAGATCATCTGGATCGTCATGGTGATATGGCAGGCTATCATGCAGCCAAACACCGTATTTTCCAGGGTGTCAAAAAAGTGGTGCATAACCGCGATGATTCACTGACCCGTCCACTGGTTCCTGATATCACACCAATGCAGAGTTTTGGATTGAATGCTCCTGATCTGAATCAGTACGGAATCCTGCGTGAAGACAATGGCACGATCTGGCTTGCCCGTGGTCGTGAACGTTTGCTGAAAAGTTCTGAGATGTATATTCAGGGTACACACAACGTTGCCAATGCTTTAGCATGTTTGGCACTGGGTGAGGCAATCGGCTTACCACTGGAAAAAATGCTGGAAACCCTGAAGACATTTAAGGGTCTTGAGCATCGCTGTGAATTTGTCAAAGAACTGCATGGTGTCCGTTATTATAATGACTCTAAAGGCACCAATATTGGAGCAACGCTCGCAGCACTGGATGGTCTTGGTGCCGCCATTGAAGTTCAGCAGGGGAAAGTTGCGATTATTTTAGGTGGGCAGGGTAAGGGACAGGATTTTACTGCACTGCGTGATTCACTGGGGCAGTATGCCAAAGTTGCGATCCTGATTGGTGAAGACAGTCCTGTGATTGAACAGGCCATTGCAGGGACGGTTGAATTACGTCACGCAGCAAGTCTGCAGGAAGCTGTAGAGCTGGCGCAGAAAAATACGCAGTCCGGCGATGTGGTACTGTTGTCACCTGCATGTGCCAGTTTTGATATGTTTAAGGGTTACAGTGAGCGTGGTCACCAGTTTGTAGACTGTGTGAATGCACTTGGCTAA
- the ftsW gene encoding putative lipid II flippase FtsW — protein MADLAQTTINKINQIYDRWLPKVPAEFSVRNVLIFCVLALLCIGSIMVASASMPYAERMHENAFHYVGRHGISIVVAAVAAFLAYRIPLNIWFNNTFPLWLVTIGLLAAVLVVGTEVNGSTRWIRIAGFTLQATEVAKVMMAIFTADYVVRRAEEVRNNIKGLVRLAVIMILTVGLIIAEPDLGATVVIVLSMLGVFFLAGAPIIQFGIALGAIIAAFVFLVVFEPYRFERLMSFSNPWNDPLGAGYQLSNALMAFGRGEWMGVGLGHSIQKMSYLPEAHTDFMLAVLGEEFGFFGIVTVLVLSFSMLVCCIKVGHRALKNQYLRAGYLAYGISIIFLLQILVNAGMNMGMLPTKGLTLPFISYGGSSLIVCAVMISLILKIDSTTQQSNPSREESSF, from the coding sequence ATGGCTGATCTGGCTCAGACGACGATCAATAAAATAAATCAGATATATGACCGATGGCTGCCGAAAGTACCTGCCGAATTCAGTGTCAGAAATGTGCTGATCTTCTGTGTGCTTGCATTATTGTGTATTGGTTCCATCATGGTGGCATCGGCTTCCATGCCTTATGCCGAGCGGATGCATGAAAATGCATTTCACTATGTCGGGCGTCATGGTATTTCCATTGTTGTTGCTGCCGTTGCTGCATTTCTGGCTTATCGGATACCGTTAAATATCTGGTTTAACAATACATTTCCCTTATGGCTGGTCACGATTGGCTTGCTGGCTGCCGTGCTGGTGGTCGGGACGGAAGTCAACGGTTCAACCCGATGGATCAGAATTGCAGGATTTACGCTGCAGGCAACCGAAGTGGCGAAAGTCATGATGGCAATCTTTACCGCGGACTATGTTGTGCGCCGTGCCGAGGAAGTCAGGAACAATATTAAGGGACTGGTCCGTCTGGCGGTGATCATGATCCTGACGGTGGGACTGATTATTGCTGAGCCTGATCTGGGGGCCACGGTCGTTATTGTATTGTCCATGCTGGGTGTGTTCTTCCTGGCAGGTGCTCCGATTATTCAGTTCGGTATCGCACTGGGAGCAATTATTGCGGCATTTGTTTTCCTGGTGGTGTTTGAACCGTACCGTTTTGAGCGACTGATGTCATTTTCAAACCCATGGAATGATCCCCTTGGAGCGGGTTATCAGCTGTCCAATGCACTGATGGCCTTTGGTCGTGGTGAATGGATGGGCGTAGGTCTGGGTCACAGTATTCAGAAAATGTCCTATCTGCCAGAGGCACATACTGACTTTATGCTTGCAGTGCTGGGAGAGGAATTCGGTTTCTTCGGTATTGTGACGGTACTGGTGCTGTCGTTCAGCATGCTGGTGTGCTGTATTAAAGTTGGACACCGTGCCCTGAAAAATCAGTATTTACGGGCAGGTTATCTGGCTTATGGAATCAGTATCATTTTCCTTTTACAGATACTGGTCAATGCCGGGATGAACATGGGTATGCTGCCAACCAAAGGTCTGACATTGCCGTTTATCAGTTATGGTGGTTCCTCTTTGATTGTCTGTGCAGTCATGATCAGTCTGATTCTGAAGATTGATTCAACTACTCAGCAATCCAACCCATCCAGGGAAGAATCCAGTTTTTAA
- a CDS encoding MATE family Na+-driven efflux transporter — protein sequence MLKSFTEIKYRLLFFLLLGSAIPLLYSTTRIYWMGQMEDGTTFNIASQLTWISVFYETVNETLLLPLAFILGSVIKETERLKQRIAITLTVFVAVYLIITLVMLVFTPSAVGFMQQASSLTALTVQYIRLEAVAIFFSSVFSYYQLLLVLENRQKLLYLLLFLQTVLIILLDSFLVSSLSFSLQLGVLGVALSNIAVNIFMCSLTVYFIYRRGIGFSDLQFNGAAWIKKWRELMLMSGLESGIRNIIFIVMILKMINLAESSGDFWLMNQFIWGWLLLPVFAIAQLVRQDAATHAELSPSKISAYLVLVSGVIICWFFTMPFWEYFIHSVMGISHAEKIVSMVVWMLGFYMLFAWNSVFDQYFYGTGRIHLILYQTLIINLFFYGTVYILHIMNMFSVTLDNILLIFGLSLMFDSLLTYFQYMRVRKQNQLRELKCASL from the coding sequence GTGCTGAAATCATTCACTGAAATTAAATACCGATTATTATTTTTTCTTTTGCTGGGGAGTGCCATTCCACTGTTGTACAGCACAACGAGAATTTACTGGATGGGGCAAATGGAGGATGGGACAACATTTAATATAGCCTCTCAGCTGACCTGGATATCCGTATTTTATGAAACGGTAAATGAAACTTTGCTGCTGCCGCTGGCATTTATTCTTGGATCAGTTATTAAAGAAACTGAGCGGCTGAAGCAGAGAATAGCAATAACACTGACCGTATTTGTTGCAGTTTATCTGATCATTACTCTGGTGATGCTGGTGTTTACGCCCAGTGCTGTCGGCTTTATGCAGCAGGCATCATCATTGACTGCTTTGACAGTTCAGTACATTCGACTAGAAGCTGTCGCAATCTTTTTTTCCTCAGTCTTCAGTTACTATCAGCTCCTGCTGGTTTTAGAAAACAGGCAGAAACTTCTGTATTTACTGCTTTTTCTTCAGACAGTTTTAATCATTCTTCTGGACAGTTTTTTAGTCAGCAGTCTATCATTTTCATTGCAGCTTGGGGTTTTGGGTGTTGCTTTGAGTAATATCGCTGTGAATATATTTATGTGCAGCCTGACTGTTTATTTCATCTACCGTCGTGGTATTGGTTTCTCAGATCTCCAGTTTAATGGTGCTGCCTGGATAAAAAAGTGGCGTGAGCTGATGCTGATGTCAGGTCTTGAATCAGGCATAAGAAATATCATTTTTATCGTCATGATTCTGAAAATGATCAACCTTGCAGAAAGTTCAGGTGATTTCTGGTTAATGAATCAGTTTATCTGGGGCTGGTTATTATTACCTGTTTTCGCAATCGCGCAACTCGTCAGGCAGGATGCGGCAACGCATGCAGAGTTGAGTCCCTCTAAAATCAGCGCTTATCTGGTTCTTGTCAGTGGTGTGATCATTTGCTGGTTTTTCACAATGCCGTTCTGGGAATATTTTATCCATTCAGTAATGGGGATTTCGCATGCTGAAAAAATTGTCAGTATGGTGGTCTGGATGCTTGGTTTTTATATGCTGTTTGCATGGAACAGTGTCTTCGATCAGTATTTCTATGGAACTGGTCGTATCCATTTAATTTTATATCAAACGCTCATCATTAATTTGTTCTTTTATGGCACGGTGTATATTTTGCATATCATGAATATGTTTAGCGTGACACTGGATAATATATTGCTGATTTTTGGATTAAGCCTGATGTTTGACAGTTTGCTGACGTATTTTCAGTATATGAGGGTACGAAAGCAGAATCAGCTGAGAGAGTTGAAGTGCGCCAGCTTATAA
- the gluQRS gene encoding tRNA glutamyl-Q(34) synthetase GluQRS yields MLLNNPVLSPSSDKEEIRVAYRGRFAPSPTGPLHFGSLITAVASYCEAKAHQGEWIVRIEDTDIPRIYPGSEAHILKCLDAFGFESDKEIIFQKDRLDIYESIIEQLHQQRLVYACQCTRKILGSNHIYTETCRHLNLPLAHQAIRVKVDDCEICFDDALQGRHCSNLKYDLGDFVLKRRDGIINYQLAVVVDDYLQGMTHVVRGADLLDNTERQIWLGKLLGYPELSYMHLPLAMNDQGQKLSKQNMAQALDPSQACVLLSDAITALGQPAVELDLPDRMLIQAVAQWDRKSIPHGTEIQAVFL; encoded by the coding sequence ATGTTATTGAATAATCCAGTCCTGTCCCCTTCTTCTGATAAGGAGGAGATACGGGTGGCTTATCGGGGTCGGTTCGCGCCATCGCCAACCGGCCCTTTGCATTTTGGTTCACTCATTACGGCTGTCGCCAGTTATTGTGAAGCAAAAGCCCATCAGGGTGAATGGATTGTCCGTATTGAAGATACGGATATTCCCCGCATCTATCCTGGCAGCGAAGCACATATCCTGAAATGCCTGGATGCCTTTGGTTTTGAATCTGACAAAGAAATTATTTTTCAGAAAGACCGCCTTGATATTTATGAATCCATTATTGAACAACTGCATCAGCAAAGGTTGGTGTATGCATGTCAATGCACCCGAAAAATACTCGGCTCCAATCATATTTATACAGAAACCTGCCGTCACTTAAATCTGCCTCTGGCGCATCAGGCGATACGGGTGAAGGTCGATGACTGTGAAATCTGTTTTGATGACGCCCTACAGGGACGGCACTGTTCCAATCTGAAATATGATCTGGGTGACTTTGTTCTGAAACGTCGGGACGGCATTATCAACTACCAGCTGGCTGTTGTCGTGGATGATTATCTGCAAGGCATGACACATGTCGTCCGTGGCGCAGACCTGCTGGACAACACTGAACGTCAGATCTGGCTCGGGAAACTGCTTGGCTATCCTGAACTGTCCTATATGCACCTTCCCCTGGCGATGAATGATCAGGGGCAGAAACTTTCTAAACAGAACATGGCTCAGGCACTTGATCCATCTCAGGCTTGTGTTCTGTTGTCAGATGCCATTACTGCACTCGGGCAACCTGCTGTAGAACTGGATCTGCCTGACAGAATGCTGATACAGGCAGTAGCTCAATGGGACAGAAAAAGCATTCCTCATGGCACTGAAATTCAGGCCGTCTTTTTATAA
- the dksA gene encoding RNA polymerase-binding protein DksA, producing MANDNQNQVLDEQSDVMDDKAVKRVRKTKPKSADSASTASLFGIAPYQPKKNEEYMSEGQLEHFRQILLAWKAELMSEVDRTLNTMQDESSSLPDVNDRATQEEEFAIELRTRDRERKLIRKIEQSIEAIKNDDYGFCETCGIEIGLRRLEARPTATLCIDCKTLAEIKEKQNNG from the coding sequence ATGGCGAATGACAACCAAAATCAAGTCCTGGATGAACAGTCTGATGTTATGGACGATAAGGCTGTAAAGCGTGTGCGTAAAACAAAACCTAAGTCTGCTGACAGTGCTTCAACTGCAAGCTTATTTGGTATTGCACCTTATCAGCCTAAGAAAAATGAAGAATACATGTCTGAGGGGCAACTCGAACACTTCCGTCAGATTCTGCTCGCATGGAAAGCAGAACTCATGTCTGAAGTTGACCGCACTCTGAACACAATGCAGGACGAAAGTTCATCTCTGCCGGACGTCAATGACCGTGCGACGCAGGAAGAAGAATTTGCAATTGAATTACGTACCCGTGACCGTGAACGCAAACTGATCCGAAAAATTGAACAGTCTATCGAAGCGATCAAAAATGATGACTACGGTTTCTGTGAAACCTGTGGTATCGAAATCGGTTTACGTCGTCTGGAAGCCCGTCCAACTGCGACTTTATGTATTGACTGTAAAACACTTGCAGAAATCAAAGAGAAGCAGAATAACGGTTGA